A region of Salvelinus namaycush isolate Seneca chromosome 9, SaNama_1.0, whole genome shotgun sequence DNA encodes the following proteins:
- the LOC120054119 gene encoding aryl hydrocarbon receptor nuclear translocator-like protein 1 — MNICDDLMADQRMDITSTMNEFMSPSSSDLISSSVNTPGMDYTRKRKGSTSDYQIDGFSFEECGDHQGRIKNAREAHSQIEKRRRDKMNCFIDELAALVPTCNVMSRKLDKLTVLRMAVQHMKTLRGAANPYTEANYKPSFLSDDELKHLILRAADGFLFVVGCDRGKILFVSESVYKILNYCQNDLIGQSLFDYLHPKDIAKVKEQLSSSDTAPRERLIDAKTGLPVKTDITPGPSRLCSGARRSFFCRMKCNRPYVKTEDKDFPSTCSKKKADRKSFCTIHSTGYLKSWPPTKMGLDDDNEPDNEGCNLSCLVAIGRLHPHIVPQPSHEDIRVKPTDYVSRHAIDGKFVFVDQRATAILAYLPQELLGTSFYEYFHQDDIGHLAECHRQVLQMREKINTNCYKFKIKDGSFITLRSRWFSFMNPWTKEVEYIVSTNTVVSCSMLDGADSSYPQSAVSPTASMDSVLTSEGGGRRALQTVPGIPGGTRAGAGKIGRMIAEEVMETQRTRGSTPSSCGSSPLNISTPPPDCSPGGKQIQNGTPDLPLAGTLPGPDTIGYPYSNQSIMSDNSHLSIDEPGSSSPSNDEAAMAVIMSLLEADAGLGGPVDFSDLPWPL, encoded by the exons ATGAACATTTGTG ATGATCTAATGGCAGACCAAAGAATGGACATTACCTCTACAATGAATGAGTTCATGTCCCCCAGCTCCAGCGACCTGATCAGCAGCTCCGTCAACACCCCAGGCATGGACTACACCCGCAAGAGAAAGGGCAGCACCTCCGACTACCA AATTGATGGATTTTCTTTCGA GGAGTGTGGTGATCACCAGGGCCGGATAAAAAATGCCAG GGAGGCACACAGTCAGATTGAGAAGCGGCGCAGGGACAAGATGAACTGCTTCATAGACGAGCTGGCGGCACTAGTCCCTACCTGCAACGTTATGTCCCGCAAGCTGGACAAACTCACGGTCCTACGCATGGCTGTCCAGCATATGAAGACATTAAGAG GAGCAGCAAACCCTTACACAGAGGCGAACTACAAGCCGTCTTTCCTGTCCGATGATGAACTGAAGCACTTAATATTGAGG GCTGCTGACGGCTTTCTGTTTGTTGTTGGATGTGATCGTGGGAAGATCCTTTTTGTCTCGGAGTCAGTTTACAAGATCCTCAACTATTGCCAG AATGACCTAATTGGCCAGAGTCTGTTTGATTACCTGCATCCTAaagacatcgccaaagtcaaggagcAACTGTCGTCATCAGATACAGCACCTCGGGAGCGGCTCATTGATGCCAAAA CCGGTCTACCAGTTAAGACAGACATCACCCCTGGGCCATCTCGACTGTGCTCCGGGGCCAGACGCTCGTTCTTCTGCCGAATGAAGTGTAACCGGCCCTACGTCAAAACAGAGGACAAGGACTTCCCCTCCACCTGCTCCAAAAAGAAAG CCGACCGCAAGAGCTTCTGCACGATCCACAGTACTGGCTACCTGAAGAGCTGGCCGCCCACCAAGATGGGCCTGGACGATGACAACGAGCCCGACAACGAGGGCTGTAACCTCAGCTGCCTGGTGGCCATCGGCCGGCTGCATCCCCACATCGTCCCCCAGCCCTCCCACGAGGACATCCGCGTCAAACCCACCGACTACGTCTCCCGCCACGCCATCGACGGGAAGTTTGTCTTTGTTGACCAGAG GGCCACAGCCATTCTTGCATACTTACCCCAGGAGCTTCTTGGCACCTCTTTCTACGAGTATTTCCATCAGGATGATATTGGCCACCTGGCAGAATGTCACAGACAAG TGCTTCAGATGAGAGAAAAGATCAACACAAACTGTTATAAGTTCAAGATTAAAGATGGCTCCTTCATCACTCTGCGAAGCCGCTGGTTCAGTTTCATGAATCCCTGGACCAAAGAGGTGGAGTACATCGTCTCCACAAACACAGTGGTCTC GTGCAGTATGCTGGATGGTGCAGACTCCAGCTATCCTCAGTCTGCCGTCTCTCCCACTGCCTCTATGGACAGTGTGCTGACGTCAGAAG GTGGAGGGAGACGGGCCCTTCAGACGGTGCCAGGCATCCCCGGGGGAACACGTGCAGGTGCCGGTAAGATCGGTCGCATGATCGCAGAGGAGGTGATGGAGACTCAgag GACCCGAGGCTCGACCCCCTCCAGCTGTGGCTCTAGCCCCCTGAACATCAGCACCCCTCCTCCAGACTGCTCTCCAGGGGGCAAGCAA ATTCAAAATGGAACGCCAGACCTTCCGTTGGCAGGGACGCTACCAGGACCCGACACCATTGGATACCCATACTCCAACCAGTCTATTATGA GTGACAACTCGCACCTCAGCATTGACGAACCAGGCTCCAGCAGCCCCAGTAATGACGAGGCAGCCATGGCTGTGATCATGAGTCTCCTAGAGGCTGATGCAGGCCTCGGTGGCCCTGTAGACTTCAGTGACTTACCCTGGCCCTTGTGA